One part of the Phacochoerus africanus isolate WHEZ1 chromosome 7, ROS_Pafr_v1, whole genome shotgun sequence genome encodes these proteins:
- the SOCS2 gene encoding suppressor of cytokine signaling 2: MTLRCLEPSGNGAEGTQSQWGTSGSAEEPSPEAARLAKALRELSHTGWYWGSMTVNEAKEKLKEAPEGTFLIRDSSHSDYLLTISVKTSAGPTNLRIEYQDGKFRLDSIICVKSKLKQFDSVVHLIDYYVQMCKDKRTGPEAPRNGTVHLYLTKPLYTSAPPLQHLCRLTINKCTGTIWGLPLPTRLKDYLEEYKFQV, from the exons ATGACCCTGCGGTGCCTCGAGCCCTCCGGGAATGGCGCGGAAGGGACGCAGAGCCAGTGGGGGACCTCGGGGTCGGCGGAGGAGCCGTCCCCAGAGGCGGCGCGACTGGCGAAAGCCCTGCGGGAGCTTAGTCACACAG GTTGGTACTGGGGAAGTATGACTGTTAATGAagccaaagagaaattaaaagaggCACCCGAAGGAACTTTCTTGATTAGAGATAGTTCGCACTCAGACTACCTACTAACAATATCTGTTAAAACATCAGCTGGACCAACTAATCTGCGCATCGAATACCAAGACGGGAAATTCAGATTGGACTCTATCATATGTGTCAAGTCCAAGCTTAAGCAATTTGACAGTGTGGTTCATCTGATCGACTACTATGTTCAGATGTGCAAGGATAAGCGGACGGGCCCAGAAGCCCCCCGGAACGGCACCGTTCACCTCTATCTGACCAAACCGCTCTACACATCAGCACCACCCCTGCAGCATCTCTGTAGACTCACCATTAACAAATGTACCGGTACTATCTGGGGACTGCCTTTACCAACAAGACTAAAAGATTACTTGGAAGAATATAAATTCCAGGTGTAA